From the genome of Medicago truncatula cultivar Jemalong A17 chromosome 2, MtrunA17r5.0-ANR, whole genome shotgun sequence:
GTGTGCAAGAATTATTTACAAACCCTGACAAGTCCACAAACAAGTCAGCTTCCTCAAAGTGACTACTGCTATCTAGATGCAAAAGTTCAGCAGAAGAGAGGTGAGTTTCTGATTCGATGTCAATGAATTCATTATCAACACTTTCAAAGTCACTCAGAAGATTGTAGTCAGCGAAGACAAAGTCATGTTCTACGAAAGGTGATAAAAACTCTGCGGGCATATTACCCATTTCATCCCGTGTTGAAATTTCAGCATGCCGAACTTCACCCCCAGAAGAGCTATTATTGTCCCCCTCAGGTTTAAAATGCCTCGTCGTTGGTATTTTCTGAAGCCCTGACCCAGAGATGGTGTTACGCTCAATGCCTGCATCTAACTCGGGTTCTGTAATCAGTTCAGCATCTGAAAAAGGAAACGGTGGAGGATTGTTCTCTGGTATAGAAACATCCTCAGCAGGAAACTCATTTTCTCTTGTGTCAGTCAGTGTTTCAGAACCAAAATCTTCTCCAGAATGGTTCTTCTTGGAAGCCTGTGAGTGTGACTTCTCTGCATCTAACTCTAACTGGGGTTCTGTAATCAGTTCAACATTTGAAAGAGAATACGGAAAAGGGTTGTTCTCTTGTTTAGAAACAGCCTCTGAGGGAAAAACCGGATTAACAGGCTCACATGCTCTAATGTCAGCCAGTATTTCAGAACTAGAACCTGCTCCAGAATGCTTCCTCTTGGAAGCCCGTGAGCCTGACTGCTCTCCAACTTGCTCCTTGCACACCAAATCAGAGTAAGGACACACGGGTGACTTTATCTTCCGACATCTGCAACATTTGAAGCCCAGCACAGAAAATATTTTGGACTCTTCAAGTTCAAGAGCTTCAGCATGATACCACCCTGTAAAGCCCACATGCAAAGATTAGATAATAAATTGCAAGCAGTTAAAAAGTATTATCACttatagagaaaaaaacttACGGGTACATGTTTCACAGCCTATATACATTAGATCAGATCTATATCGCTTATGGCACAAGTGACAAACAGGTTCAAATTGAGGCAAGCTTGAACGTCCCTTCAGAAGTACTTTCTTTAGCCTGAAATCAATGCCTGTATTTTCATTGTTATTCTTTTTCCATACAATACCCCAAGAGGATTTTTTGCCACTGCTTTTTGTTTCAAGAGGGGAATGGGAAGCAACTTTTTTCATGTCGGGACGACAATCATTTTCCCTGGTAGATCTCGGTATTTGATCATCACATTTAGGCACTGGTTCCATCAAAATTGTCAAAGAGCCCCCATTTAAAAGTAAGGTACTGTTTGAAGATTTGTTAACGGTCTCTTTTTGATAACATTGTTTGCATGTGGTCAAGAACTCAATATTTGTATAGGTAGAGAATGTTGAATCTATTAAACAGCCCTCGTGACAATGACCTGACAAATGTAGCACCCATATGCAACAAAATGTTAAactaaaacacaaacaaatatcaaataaaataaataaaacaaagacacgaacaaaatcaaataatataaaaagacaCAGTgctgattatttatttatttatggtcGTTCATTTGCTTTTATTCTAGGAAGAACGGttcattttataagaaacaaaaaatatcacattTCAAGAATTCCCAAAAACATTAGAACAGAATACTATAGTAAATAGAAGGATGATGCATGAGGTACCTTGACATACACTGCACTTGAGAGCACTCCTGTAATTCaaacaagagaaagaaaaaaacggAGGTTTTAGGGTGAATAGGtgttaaaagaaaagaagtaaGGGATACCATAGAATCATGAGAAAAACTATAACCAAGTCGGGGTAATTACCTAAATGAAACACACTGCTCACATACGGAACATGATAACAGTTCCAAATTGTCTCTCTTGCACGTGAGGTAAGAAAATATGTCCTTCCAGATAGCATTCAACCGCTTTTTGTGCCATTGAGATGCGATATTCAAGTTATCTTTATGAGATGgctcttttttgtttcttacttCATACTCTTTTACCAGATATAAAGGAATGCGTTTTTCAGAAAACCATAACTTCTCTCCTTCTGGCACTTCTTCTATTTCAGCGATCTTCCTTACCCGAGAAGGAATAATCTTTTGGCTCCCAAAAGCTATGGCATAGGATGTTTTCCCCTTTGCAAACTTTTTGTCATAAATATTTGCATTTCTAAAAGCAGAAACTTCAGTATCTTGACCTTTTCCATCCTGGAGGTTATACTCCGGCCGAATCAGATCAATCCATCTGATGTAAAAATCCAGATATCGAACCTGGTGCAAATAATCATATCAAATATCATCAAGTTATTGTTGTCGGATCCAATATACTGCAATAAATCTTATAGTAATCAAAGGGGAACCTGAAGTGCAAGCTGTGATGCATTTCTACTCATTTCAACTGCAGCTCTCCAAACCAGCTGTCGGCTTCTTTTAGGAATTTCAGAGACATCAGGATAGACAATGCCCAAAATTTTCCTCAAACCTCCTGTTGcacaaacaacaatcaatgGTTTTTTTATTCCCAAACAAATTTACACAagcacaaaaaaaattcaaaattctatCAGTGGATAACCGATATTTGATCAACCAAGCATCAATCTATTTACTGCCTCTGTTCcttttaaattattgttttaacCAATGTTCCTTTTAAATTGACGTCTTAAGGTTGTTTACACataccaataaaataaaaaagttgttacTTTTGATAGAAATGTTTGTCTTTTTCATATAATACCCTTATCTATCTCACTTAACACACATTTCTCTCTGCAATAAATAGTAAAGGAAAAAtttgacaaaacaaaaataaatactacTTTCAACTttgaaacaataaataaaaaggaataaaacacgcttaaaaataaatactaataaTTTGTTTCCAGTTAATCATAGTAAAAACATGTACTTCAAGAAATACCTTGCCTAGCTGCTTTTCTGACCATGAATTTTGGCAATGCAGCTTTCTGAAATACAGATTTGGTAAATTTGTCATTCAACCAGCCAAAGTTTTCACGGCATTTGTTGGCTGTATATTTGATAGGTAATTGTTTTCTACATCTGCCGCATGATGCACGTTCCTGTGTTGTTCCAAGAGTAGATGCATCACTGTGGATTGTGAGAGATTCAACCAACCACTCATCCGTGGGATTCACCCAGTCACCAGAAAAAGCGATTGTGCGAATGTTCTCCTCAAGCTGAAAATGGAAATTTATTACCCAtagaaaaacatataattacacatcaaataattaataaatccccctaatttttaaaaaataaaataagtaattacTTACTTTGAGTAAAAGTGACTTTATGTTACTAAATGAAGTGACCCTTTCCATTTGTTTACGCCATAGCTTTCTACAGTTTTCACTACGAAAGGGCCCATCTACTAAACCATTTAAGCTTTCCTCCAAATATATGACATACGCTGAAATGCTAGGGCTAATTCCTTCTCCACTCCTTACAGGAGCAAGACCGGAAAGTATTTTGGCGGCGCTTTTGGTAGCAGTTATAGCAGCATGATTTAACATGCACCCTTTCTTGCTCGAAACAGAGGATTTACAAGAAAGGCACCAGCAACACCTCTCTCTTATAACCTCCCCAAGCTTCTTGTCAGAATTTGGCCAAAAGAAGCGTGAAGCTGTTAGTGAGAATGCTTTTGCTACCAAGGAAGGGTTGTCAGGTGTAGCTTTCTTCAAGTCAGACACATGACCCTCTGATCTAGAATCCTCTGAAGAAAGAATGGCCAATTTAGCAGCAGCAGATGCAGCAAAATCACCattcatatatttattaatgTATGACTGAGGTTTATAGGAGCAACCCATATACACAAAATCACTAGTGATATTTCCGTTTGGAACACATAGGTGTGAAGAGCTTTCTGGAATATTCCAGTATTGTAACACTGCCATGCAAATACTGGAGTACAAAGGTCTATGTTGCACAGAATCATAAAGCACTTGAATAACTTTACGAACGTCATTCTGATTGTAGTACTTATGACAAAACTCGGCACTGTTGACATTTAGCCTGCAATCGTAAATGACATTACATTAAAACCTCAAAATTAGTAAGTGCAGCTACATTGAAAATAATGCCCAAAAGTAAAATGATTAAGAGAACGAAATCAAAGCGCAGATTTAAGTCTAAGGGAAGAAAATATAACTGGACTCTGAATTTCATTAACTTCCAAGTAAAGCACATTTATCCgacataaaaaatgaaggaattaAAGAAACACAGCAGATTTTGAACTTACACAAGTAAGTGGTCGCAAGTACCAATGAAAAGCTGCCCGTACAAATCATTACCAAATGTTTCAGCCCCTTTAAGAGATGTTCCAGGTGCAATTGTTGGCccaatcatatttattttgcattCTGGACAATGCCATGGCCCTTCTGGTATATACATCTTATACACACCAATACACCTTGAATGATAAGCAGCGGGACATCCATCACAACAAAGCAAGGTCCCATCCATGCCACAGAGGCGACATTCATCACCATTCTTGTCAACCTCGTCCTCAGAATTAGCAGGTAAGTTCACAGCATCTAATTTTGAAACAAACTTTGTGGGTTCTTCATCCTGGCAATTGGTAGTTTTGGCATATCGTCGATGGACTCTTTTAGGTCCATTTTCAGCAATAGGACTGTCCTCAGCATCATAATTCTTCCCGAGCTCCGACGCTTTACGCATGTTCATTTCAGCTTTAAGCTCCTCAGACTCCAAAACATTCTCGCAAAGAATTTGCAATATTACTAACTTCCTACTTGCAGGCAATGAGTAATAATCGCCGTTAAAAATCTCGTTGTAGAATCCATTCCACTCAGACCCCTTAATGTATCCATTAACTGCTAAATATTCAATTAAGAAAACAGGCCAAGTCAATGTATCAAGCAAGCTCCATTCACTGCACCTGGAATAatacatattaaaatttaaattgatgtctttttcaatagaaataaaaaatataataagagtcttgctaacaagaaaacaaaaagtagAAACTTTAGAATAACAACTTTTAAACATTCAAAAAGTTGAATATACCCTTTTTCACCATTTCCCAAGagaatatttctattttaatttattaacaaGTGTCATAAGGACACTCTTTAGTATTTTTCCCAATAATAACCTCATAAAATGAATAACACCAGTGCATGTCTGTTGGTGAACGAATTAAAACATATTAATAGAATTCTACAATTATGTAGATGATTTGATGTCCTCTCTCCTCCGTAAAAACcagtcaaaaaagaaaacagaattAGCTGCTTTCAAGTTCCTCTATAGCAAATTCTAAGGTGTGCCCAGTTATATTAGGTTGACTAATATATATGTTTCTCTTAAGATATAATATGACCACACTTACATACAGTTTCATAGATTACAGGATCATAGGTACTGTATGAGTTGTTTTCCACTAAAAGTGACAACTGTCCATAACTACGTTTGCAGAACTTCCTTCAGAATCTCATCTTTCATGCTATTTTCGGTGAAAGCATAAGCTACAGAATCTACAGTAACTAAGGATTTTATGCAATGTTGTCAATTACAGATTGCGGAAGatagcagtttgttcaaattccgctgcGCTATAGCAGAGCGGCTGTTTGACAACTGATTGTATGTGAATTTTGCCCAATGCTATATCAGGTTACACTCTACTGTTTTTAATGGAATAGAGTTTAGAGCTCTAATGTACACAAAACAGTCAACAATATAATCATAAATTAACCTGAGGAGGAAGAAGCATAATACCTAAGGCATTGAGATGCAACCGTTGATCCCTCAGATGCAAGATGTTCAAGATGACGTCTCAGAGCACGCATTAAAGAATTATGAACAGCATCAACCAACGTATTTGGAACTCGACAGTTAAGAGCCCCGACGAAATCATCCAAACTAAACGGATAAAGAAACAATCGAATACTGAATGATCGTAAGAATCCATATACCGAAAACAAGTACGAAACATACTTCTCCGGCACACCAATAGTTCCTGAAGACGGCGGTAACTCCAAAGGCGGCGACAATTCTGATGCCACCAGCAATTCAACCGGTATCTCAGCATCCGAACACAAATCCCTAGAATCATCGTCCATAACATCTCGTGAATCCTCTTGATCTTCCGCATTCAATTCTCTAGATTCTTCAATAATCTTATTCAACAACGATTGTTCCAATTCATTCTTTCTTCGAATCAAATCATCGTCGAAATCGCAATCCTCAATGAGAATTCTACGAATAGCGCTACTATCCAAATCCTCAAAAACACCGTTCTCATACTCCACTCTGTAAAAACCGATTTCATAACTCATAACTTTTCCGATTTGAACGGTTTctgaaaactctttcaaaacaCATCGTCCAATCAATACAATCGGCTTCTTCAATTCAACGGTTACAGtttctttcccttttcttcTCGGTTTCCGCGGTCGACCTCTCCGTTTTGGTGGTTCCGACGCAAAATCCCCCGATGGTGGCGCCATCGGTGGTGGTGTAAATTGTTACGGCTTTTGTTTGCGGAAGTTCAGTGTAAATTGTTAGGGTTTGAAGAATTGTGCTGGTTTTATATGACTGAAATAATAATAGCTGTTAAGCATGCGCGAGCGCTTGTGACAGATTATAGGGCTGTTATGTGATTGGGTCGTCAACCCGTTTAAACGTAATTAAAATATCAGCTTAATTGCATTTTCGATTTTAAGTATTGCGACTATGTGATTTTgacctttattttttcttttaacgaAATTGGTTtcatatgttttttcttatttttttagggaatacgTCAATTAATAATTGGGAGTTGGTTTCTAATGGGGTTTTGTGCTAATCCATGAGTCACCCTGTTAGCTTGTTTTTGGTTAAACTCTACCTTAGATTTGGTAAATTGAGGGATAAGTAGTTTATCAACAATGATTAATAATGCTTCCAAAATTAGTGTTACTGATATTGTTACTATTCACAAAATAAACGACGAGCTTCTAATCCAAAGAGAAATCATTAACAAATTATGAacattaatttttgtaaaaaagtaaATATCAAAGTACTGAATATTCTAGTTCCTAAGCACTTGCGGTGTGCTATACTTTTTGAATTGAGCGGTACAAACAAAAAACCTTGGATAAGAGGTTAAGGTTTCAATTTTGGCTGACtggaaaaatttgaaaaatattaatctgTGCAAATAAATAGTCAGATGAGCAACATAAAAACCTGCTTATCACCCGACGAGCAATTTGTAAATCATGCTCATGCAATGTCACGAGGCAAAAAAATCCAATATGAAAACTAGGGAGTATGATTCAACCAATAAGGCTCTGGAGCATTCAACCAAACTGATGGATATGAAATCATGTTGAAAGCCAGCTCACTCGATCAAAAACTGGGTCGGCAGGCACTGGAGAAGCTGAGATGATATGTAAAAGGAAAAATCACAGCACCTTGCATTCTATTAAACCATGCCAGctcataatatattttgctCAAGTTCGGCAGCAGAGGATTCAACTCGTCTATACATGTCACCTGAACTATTCCGTGTGCATATTCATTGAGACATCTGGAAAGGTTGCTGCTAAAATTATGTGATTGGATGATGACTAGTTCAGCTATTGCCATTCCCTGCAATTCCCGCACTTCCAATCTCCAAGCCTAGATGATGATTCAATCCAGGGTGAGCAATTACTGTGAATCCACATCCGACAAATCTGACAAGAGAGATCGGGGGCTGGTTCTGTTTGTGAACATTGCCAACAATTGTGAACATTACCATTTGATGAAATTGTAGGACTCTGATTGTTCTGTAAACTAGTAGTTGCACATTCTTCAAGAACACCTAGCGTGCAAGAATTTTTTACAAACCCTGACAAGTCCCCAAACGTGTCAGCTTCCTCAAAGTGACTACTGCTATCTAGATGCAGAAATTCAGAAGAAGAGAAATGGGTTTCTGATTCAAAGTCCATGTATTCATTATCAACAATGTCAAAGTCACTAAGAAGATTGCAGTCAGCAAAGACAAAGTCCTGTTCTATGAAAGGTGATAAAACCTCTGCAGGCAGATTACCCATTTCATCTCGTGTTGAAATTTCAGCATGCCAAACTTCACCCCCAAAAGAGCTATTATTGTCCCCCTCAGGTTTAAAATGCCTTGTCGTTTGTATTTTCTGAAGCCCTGACCCAGAGATGGTGTTACGCTCAAAGCCTGCATCTAACTCGGGTTCTGTAATCAGTTCAACGTCTGAAAGAGAAAACGGCGGAGGATTGTTCTCTGTTTTAGAAACATCCTTTGTAGGAAAGATAGGAGTAGCAGGCTCACTTACTCTTGTGTCAGCCAGTGGTCCAGAATCTGCTCCAGAATGGTTTTTCTTGGAAGCCTGTGAATGTGACTTCCCAGCATCTAACTTTAACTTGGGATCTGTAATCAGTTCGATATCTGAAAGAGAAAATGGCAGTGGATTGTTCTCTGGTTTAAAAACATCCTCAGCAGGAAAGATAGGAGTAGTAAACTCACTTGCTCTTGTGTCAGCCAGTGTTCCAGAACCAGAACCTTCTCCAGAATGGTTTTTCTTCGAAGCCTGTGAGTGTGACTTCTCTGCATTTAACTCTAACTTGGGTTTTGTAATCAGTTCAACATTTGAAAGAGAAAACGGAAAAGGGTTGTTCTCTTCTTTAGAAACAGCCTCTGAGGGAAAAACCGGACTAGCAGGCTCACATGCTCTAAGGTCAGCTACTGTTTCAGAACTAGAATCTGCTCCAGAACGCTTCCTCTTGGAAGCCCGTGAGCCAGACTGCTCTACAACATGCTCCTTGCGCACCAAATCAGAGTAAGGACACACGGGTGACTTTATCTTCCGACATCTGCAACATTTGAAGCCCAGCATAGAAAATATTTTGGACTCTTCAAGTTCAAGAGCTTCAGCATGATACCACCCTGTAAAGCCCACATGCAAATATTAGATAATAAATTACAAGCTGTTAAAAAGTGTTATCACTTATAACTAGAGAAAAAAACTTACGGGTACATGATTCACAGCCTATATACATTAGATCAGATCTATATGGCTTATGGCACAAGTGACAAACGGGTTCCAATTGAGGCAAGCTTGAACGTCGCTTCAGAAGTACTTTTTTTAGCCTGAAATCAATGCCTGTATTTTCATTGTTATTCTTTTTCCATATAATACCCCAAGAGGATTTTTTGCCACTGCTTTTAGTTTCCAGTGGGGATATTCGGCAACTACTTTTTGTTTCAAGAGGGGAATGGGAAGCAACTTTTTCCATGTCGGGACGACAATCATTTTCCCTGGTAGATCTCGGTATTTCATCATCAAATTTAGGCACCGGTTCCTTCAAAATTGTCAAAGAACGCCCTTTTAAAAGTACGGTACTGTTTGGAGATTTGTTAATGGTCTCTTTTTGAGTAGGTAATCTGGCATGATAACATTGTTTGCATATGGTCAAGAACTCAACATCTGTATAGGTAGAGAATGTTGAATCTATTGAACAGCCCTCATGACAATGACCTGACAAATGTACCACCCATAAGCAACAAAATGTTAAaccaagaaacaaacaaaaatcaaatcaaacaaataaaaccaagacacgaacaaaatcaaataataaaggcttaaatgaagttttggccccctatgtttgccatcgtagcaattttggccccctaacaaaaaaaatgcaattttgaccccctaatttTGTCATGTTTAgaaaaatatgctcttttggccccttatctttacaaaaaagttgtgattttggcccctTTTTTGGGGCACGTGGCGGCTTCTCAACATAGTTGGGAAAAtgagggggtcaaaattgctaCGAAGGCAAACATAGAGGgccaaaaatgcatttaagccaataataaataaaaaaaccctatgctgattatttatttatggtcGTTCATTTGCTTCTATTCTAGGAAGAACGGttcattttataagaaacaaaaaatatcacataTCAAGAATTCCCAAAAACATTAGAACAGAATACTATAGTAAATAGATAGAAGGATAATGCATTAGGTACCTTTACATACACTGCACTTGAGAGCACTCCTGTAATTCAAataagagaaaggaaaaaaaaccgAAGGTTTTAGAGTCAATAggtgttaaaagaaaaaaaggaagggaTACCATAGAATCGTGTGAAAAACTATAACCAAGTCAGGTAATTACCTAAATGAAACGCACTGCTTACATACAGAACATGATAACAAGTCCAAATTGTCTCTCTTGCACGTGAGGTAAGAAAATATGTCCTTCCAGATAGCATTCAACTGCCTTTTGTGCCATTGAGATGCGATATTCAAGTTATCTTTATGAGATGgctcttttttgtttcttacttCATACTCTTTTACCAGATATAAAGGAATGCGAGTTTCAGAAAACCATAACTTCTCTCCTTCTGGCACTTCTTCTATTTCAGCAATCTTCCTTACCCGAGAAGAAATATGCTTTTGGCTCCCAAAAGCTATGGCATAGGATGTTTTCCCCTTTGCAAACTTTTTGTCATAAATATTTGCATTTCTAAAAGCAGACACTTCAGTATCTTGACCTTTTCCATCCTGGAGGTTATACTCCGGCCGAATCAGATCAATCCATCTGATGTAAAAATCCAGATATCGAACCTGGTGCAAATAATCATatcaaatatcatcaaattattGTTGTCAGATCCAATATACTGTCATACATCTTATAATAATCAAAGGGCAACCTGAAGTGCAAGCTGTGATGCATTTCTACTCATTTCAACGGAAGCTCTCCAAACCAGCTGTCGGCTTCTTTTAGGAATTTCAGAGACATCAGGATAGACAATGCCCAAAATTTTCCTCAAACCACCTGTTTCCCAAACAACAATCAACGGTTTTTTTACTCCCAAACAAGTTTACacaatcacaaaaaaaattcaaaattctatCAGTGGATAACCGATATTTGATCAACCAAGCATCAATttatttactccctccgttccttttaaATTGACGTTTTAAGGTTATTTACACGTACCAATAAAATCACTAAGTTGTTACTTTTGATAGAATTGTTTGTCTTTTTCCTATAATACCCTTATCTATCGCGCTTCACACATTTCTCTCTGCAATAAATAGGAAAGGAAATatttgacaaaacaaaattaaatactaCTTTGAACTTTGAAACAATTTGTAAAAAGGAATAAAAGATTTCTTAAAAAACGACGCTTAAAAATGAATGGAGGGACTAGCTAATAATTTGTTTCCAGTTGATCATAGTAAAAACATGTACTTCAAGAAATACCTTGCCGAGCTGCTTTTCTGACCAAGAACTTTGGCAATGCAGCTTTCTGAAATACAGATTTGGTAAATTTGCCATTCCACCAGCCAAAGTTTTCACGGCATTTGTTGACTGTATATTTGATTGGTAATTGTTTTCTACATCTGTCGCATGATGCACGCTCCTGTGTTGTTCCAAGGGTGGATGTATCACTGTGGATTGTGAGAGATTCAACCAACCACCCATCCGTCAGCTTCACCCAGTCGCCACAAAAAGCAATTGTGCGAATGTTCTCCTCAAACTGAAAATGGAAATTTATTACTCAtagaaaaacatataattacacACCAAATAATTAATCCccctaattttaaaaaataaaataaataattacttACTATAAGTAAAAGTGGCTTTATGTTACTAAATGATGTGGCCCTTTCCATTTGTTTCCGCCATAGCTTTCTATAGTTTTCACTAAGAAAGGGCCCATCTACTAAACCATGTAAACTTTCCtccaaatatataacatatgttGAAATACTGGGGCTAATTCCTTCTCCACTCCTTACAGGAGCAAGACCAGAAAGTATTTTTGCAGCGCTTTTGATAGCATATATAGCA
Proteins encoded in this window:
- the LOC25487492 gene encoding DDT domain-containing protein PTM isoform X1 yields the protein MKLPRKSKSTEPPPPPMAPPSGDPPSEPPKRRGRPRKQRRKEKETVTVELKKPIVLIGRYVLKEFSERVDQIGKVLSYKIGLYRVDYENGDFEDLDSSAIRRILIEDCDFDDDLIRRKNELDQSLLNKIIEESSELNVEDQEESQDVMDDDSRDSCSDAETPVELPVALELPPPLELPPSSGTIGVPEKYVSYLFSVYGFLRSFSIQLFLYPFSLDDFVGALNCRVPNTLLDAVHNSLMRALRRHLEHLAFEGSKIASRCLRCSEWSLLDTLTWPVFLIEYLAVNGYIKGSEWKGFYDEIFNGDYYSLPASRKLVILQILCEDVLESEELKAEMNMREESEVGKNSDVEDSPPVKNGLKRVHRRYAKTTDFQDEEPTKFVSKLDAVNLSANSEDEVDKNGDECRLCSMDGTLLCCDGCPAAYHSRCIGVMKMYIPEGPWHCPECKINMIGPTIARGTSLKGAEIFGNDLYGQLFLGTCDHLLVLNFNSSEFCHKYYNQNDIHKVIQVLYASVQHRQVYSGICMAMLQYWNIPESSSHLCVPNGTHLSSSSKIDENDHKGFTLGKAEYGPDFVVSTINHQSDMSCPNPDNKSTASISSKCSLVSNQFINYGNANDTSLPLQTNGDQTGFGKCKGNITSNFVYMGCSYKPQSYINNYMHGDFSASAAANLAIVSSEDSRSEGHVFDLKKATPDNPNLVAKAFSLTASRFFWPNSDKKLGEVIRERCSWCLSCKAIVSSKKGCMLNHAAIYAIKSAAKILSGLAPVRSGEGISPSISTYVIYLEESLHGLVDGPFLSENYRKLWRKQMERATSFSNIKPLLLIFEENIRTIAFCGDWVKLTDGWLVESLTIHSDTSTLGTTQERASCDRCRKQLPIKYTVNKCRENFGWWNGKFTKSVFQKAALPKFLVRKAARQGGLRKILGIVYPDVSEIPKRSRQLVWRASVEMSRNASQLALQVRYLDFYIRWIDLIRPEYNLQDGKGQDTEVSAFRNANIYDKKFAKGKTSYAIAFGSQKHISSRVRKIAEIEEVPEGEKLWFSETRIPLYLVKEYEVRNKKEPSHKDNLNIASQWHKRQLNAIWKDIFSYLTCKRDNLDLLSCSVCKQCVSFRSALKCSVCKGHCHEGCSIDSTFSTYTDVEFLTICKQCYHARLPTQKETINKSPNSTVLLKGRSLTILKEPVPKFDDEIPRSTRENDCRPDMEKVASHSPLETKSSCRISPLETKSSGKKSSWGIIWKKNNNENTGIDFRLKKVLLKRRSSLPQLEPVCHLCHKPYRSDLMYIGCESCTRWYHAEALELEESKIFSMLGFKCCRCRKIKSPVCPYSDLVRKEHVVEQSGSRASKRKRSGADSSSETVADLRACEPASPVFPSEAVSKEENNPFPFSLSNVELITKPKLELNAEKSHSQASKKNHSGEGSGSGTLADTRASEFTTPIFPAEDVFKPENNPLPFSLSDIELITDPKLKLDAGKSHSQASKKNHSGADSGPLADTRVSEPATPIFPTKDVSKTENNPPPFSLSDVELITEPELDAGFERNTISGSGLQKIQTTRHFKPEGDNNSSFGGEVWHAEISTRDEMGNLPAEVLSPFIEQDFVFADCNLLSDFDIVDNEYMDFESETHFSSSEFLHLDSSSHFEEADTFGDLSGFVKNSCTLGVLEECATTSLQNNQSPTISSNGNVHNCWQCSQTEPAPDLSCQICRMWIHSNCSPWIESSSRLGDWKCGNCREWQ
- the LOC25487492 gene encoding DDT domain-containing protein PTM isoform X5: MKLPRKSKSTEPPPPPMAPPSGDPPSEPPKRRGRPRKQRRKEKETVTVELKKPIVLIGRYVLKEFSERVDQIGKVLSYKIGLYRVDYENGDFEDLDSSAIRRILIEDCDFDDDLIRRKNELDQSLLNKIIEESSELNVEDQEESQDVMDDDSRDSCSDAETPVELPVALELPPPLELPPSSGTIGVPEKYVSYLFSVYGFLRSFSIQLFLYPFSLDDFVGALNCRVPNTLLDAVHNSLMRALRRHLEHLAFEGSKIASRCLRCSEWSLLDTLTWPVFLIEYLAVNGYIKGSEWKGFYDEIFNGDYYSLPASRKLVILQILCEDVLESEELKAEMNMREESEVGKNSDVEDSPPVKNGLKRVHRRYAKTTDFQDEEPTKFVSKLDAVNLSANSEDEVDKNGDECRLCSMDGTLLCCDGCPAAYHSRCIGVMKMYIPEGPWHCPECKINMIGPTIARGTSLKGAEIFGNDLYGQLFLGTCDHLLVLNFNSSEFCHKYYNQNDIHKVIQVLYASVQHRQVYSGICMAMLQYWNIPESSSHLCVPNGTHLSSSSKIDENDHKGFTLGKAEYGPDFVVSTINHQSDMSCPNPDNKSTASISSKCSLVSNQFINYGNANDTSLPLQTNGDQTGFGKCKGNITSNFVYMGCSYKPQSYINNYMHGDFSASAAANLAIVSSEDSRSEGHVFDLKKATPDNPNLVAKAFSLTASRFFWPNSDKKLGEVIRERCSWCLSCKAIVSSKKGCMLNHAAIYAIKSAAKILSGLAPVRSGEGISPSISTYVIYLEESLHGLVDGPFLSENYRKLWRKQMERATSFSNIKPLLLIFEENIRTIAFCGDWVKLTDGWLVESLTIHSDTSTLGTTQERASCDRCRKQLPIKYTVNKCRENFGWWNGKFTKSVFQKAALPKFLVRKAARQGGLRKILGIVYPDVSEIPKRSRQLVWRASVEMSRNASQLALQVRYLDFYIRWIDLIRPEYNLQDGKGQDTEVSAFRNANIYDKKFAKGKTSYAIAFGSQKHISSRVRKIAEIEEVPEGEKLWFSETRIPLYLVKEYEVRNKKEPSHKDNLNIASQWHKRQLNAIWKDIFSYLTCKRDNLDLLSCSVCKQCVSFRSALKCSVCKGHCHEGCSIDSTFSTYTDVEFLTICKQCYHARLPTQKETINKSPNSTVLLKGRSLTILKEPVPKFDDEIPRSTRENDCRPDMEKVASHSPLETKSSCRISPLETKSSGKKSSWGIIWKKNNNENTGIDFRLKKVLLKRRSSLPQLEPVCHLCHKPYRSDLMYIGCESCTRWYHAEALELEESKIFSMLGFKCCRCRKIKSPVCPYSDLVRKEHVVEQSGSRASKRKRSGADSSSETVADLRACEPASPVFPSEAVSKEENNPFPFSLSNVELITKPKLELNAEKSHSQASKKNHSGEGSGSGTLADTRANIELITDPKLKLDAGKSHSQASKKNHSGADSGPLADTRMQALSVTPSLGQGFRKYKRQGILNLRGTIIALLGVKFGMLKFQHEMKWVICLQRFYHLS